Proteins from a genomic interval of Paenibacillus sp. RC334:
- the radA gene encoding DNA repair protein RadA: MAKVKTKFSCTECGYESPKWYGKCPGCQAWNSMVEETESVVKTQGMGSSLLTHSTKDKPLPIIEVESGKEARILTGIGELNRVLGGGVVPGSLVLVGGDPGIGKSTLMLQTSNELALTGLKVLYVSGEESVRQTKLRADRLGALSPNLYVLCETNLETIEEAVDSLKPEFLVIDSIQTVYLPEVTSAPGSVAQVRECTSRFMRIAKGLGIATVLVGHVTKEGAIAGPRLLEHMVDCVLYFEGERHHTYRLLRAVKNRFGSTNEIGIFEMAESGLREVSNPSELFLSERPLGVAGSTVVASMEGTRPVLVELQALIATTHFPSPRRMGTGVDHHRMGLIIAVLEKRMGMFLQNQDAYLNVAGGVKLDEPAVDLAIAVSIASSFRDAPTKPYDVIFGEVGLTGEVRAVSRAEQRVREAEKLGFKRVIMPEKSLKGWTHPKGIQIVGVGTVADALAAALD, encoded by the coding sequence ATGGCTAAAGTGAAAACTAAATTTTCCTGTACGGAGTGCGGTTATGAATCGCCCAAATGGTATGGAAAATGTCCCGGATGCCAGGCATGGAATTCCATGGTGGAGGAAACGGAAAGCGTTGTTAAAACTCAAGGAATGGGTTCTTCCCTTCTTACTCATAGCACAAAAGATAAACCGCTCCCTATTATCGAAGTGGAGAGCGGCAAAGAAGCACGAATTTTGACGGGAATAGGCGAATTGAATCGCGTGCTCGGGGGAGGCGTGGTGCCAGGTTCACTCGTTCTGGTGGGCGGTGATCCGGGGATTGGAAAATCTACGCTTATGCTACAGACATCGAATGAGCTGGCTTTAACCGGTTTAAAGGTGCTGTACGTGTCAGGTGAGGAATCGGTCCGTCAGACGAAGCTGCGTGCAGACCGTCTCGGTGCCCTGTCCCCCAATTTATACGTATTATGTGAGACGAATTTGGAGACGATTGAAGAAGCGGTAGACAGCTTGAAACCGGAGTTTCTGGTGATTGACTCTATCCAGACTGTATATTTGCCTGAGGTGACGAGTGCGCCGGGGAGTGTAGCACAGGTACGGGAATGTACTTCACGTTTTATGCGGATTGCCAAGGGATTAGGAATTGCAACGGTGCTGGTAGGACATGTAACCAAGGAAGGGGCCATTGCAGGCCCGCGTCTGTTGGAGCATATGGTCGATTGTGTGCTTTATTTTGAAGGAGAGCGCCATCATACGTATCGGCTGTTGCGTGCGGTTAAGAATCGTTTTGGCTCTACGAATGAAATTGGTATTTTTGAAATGGCTGAAAGCGGCTTGCGTGAGGTGTCGAATCCTTCCGAGCTGTTTTTGTCCGAACGACCGCTGGGGGTGGCTGGTTCGACTGTTGTCGCCAGTATGGAAGGAACACGACCTGTATTGGTTGAGCTGCAGGCGCTGATTGCGACCACGCATTTTCCTTCTCCACGCCGAATGGGTACAGGGGTTGACCATCATCGAATGGGATTGATTATAGCCGTGTTGGAAAAGCGGATGGGCATGTTTTTGCAAAATCAGGATGCGTATCTAAATGTGGCCGGGGGCGTAAAGCTGGATGAACCAGCGGTGGACCTGGCAATAGCGGTGAGTATTGCTTCCAGTTTTCGAGATGCGCCTACCAAGCCATACGATGTGATTTTTGGCGAGGTGGGGCTGACGGGTGAGGTGCGTGCTGTATCCAGAGCGGAGCAGCGTGTGCGGGAAGCGGAGAAGCTAGGTTTTAAACGGGTGATTATGCCAGAGAAGAGCCTGAAGGGCTGGACGCATCCGAAAGGGATACAAATTGTAGGAGTAGGAACGGTGGCAGATGCATTGGCAGCCGCATTAGATTAG
- the clpC gene encoding ATP-dependent protease ATP-binding subunit ClpC yields MMFGRFTERAQKVLALAQEEAVRLGHNNIGTEHILLGLIREGEGIAAKALIGLGLGLEKIQDEVETLIGRGQEQPTNIAYTPRAKKVIELSMDEARKLGHTYVGTEHILLGLIREGEGVAARVLNNLGISLNKARQQVLQLLGSSEAVSSHHGAPANVSTPTLDSLARDLTASAKENNLDPVIGRSKEIERVIQVLSRRTKNNPVLIGEPGVGKTAIAEGLAQKIIANEIPETLRDKRVMTLDMGSVVAGTKYRGEFEDRLKKIMDEIRQAGNIVLFIDELHTLIGAGGAEGAIDASNILKPALARGELQCIGATTLDEYRKYIEKDAALERRFQPITVDQPSPEEAVQILYGLRDRYEAHHRVKITDEAIEAAVKLSDRYITDRFLPDKAIDLIDEAGSKVRLNSYTVPPNLKQLENRLEDIRKEKDSAVQSQEFEKAAALRDTEQKIREELDVTKNQWKEQQGRTDSEVTPEDIAQVVAIWTGVPVSKLKEEETHRLLNMEELLHERVIGQDEAVKAVSRAIRRARAGLKDPKRPIGSFIFLGPTGVGKTELARALAESMFGDENAVIRIDMSEYMEKHSTSRLVGAPPGYVGYEEGGQLTEKVRRKPYSVVLLDEIEKAHPEVFNILLQVLEDGRLTDSKGRVVDFRNTLIILTSNVGAQAIKRNSTLGFTAVVDAGADYDNMKGKVMDELKKSFRPEFLNRIDEIIVFHSLEEKHIAEIVSLMSEELRKRLNEYEVDFELTDKAKAFLAKEGFDPAYGARPLRRAIQKHIEDRLSEELLSGNITKGDSLFIDEENGALTVTKKDNVSAKS; encoded by the coding sequence ATGATGTTTGGAAGATTTACGGAACGCGCACAAAAAGTGCTTGCCTTGGCTCAGGAAGAAGCTGTTCGATTGGGACACAACAACATTGGCACGGAGCACATTTTGCTCGGCCTTATTCGTGAAGGTGAAGGAATTGCAGCGAAAGCCTTGATTGGTTTAGGGCTGGGACTGGAAAAAATTCAGGATGAAGTGGAAACGCTGATTGGACGCGGTCAAGAACAACCGACGAACATTGCCTATACTCCACGCGCCAAAAAGGTCATCGAGCTGTCTATGGATGAAGCTCGTAAGTTGGGCCATACCTATGTAGGTACGGAGCATATTTTGCTCGGTCTTATCCGTGAAGGCGAAGGTGTAGCAGCCCGTGTACTGAATAACCTAGGTATCAGCCTGAATAAAGCACGTCAGCAAGTGCTTCAATTGCTCGGCAGCAGTGAGGCTGTTTCCAGCCATCATGGTGCTCCAGCTAATGTCAGCACACCAACGCTGGACAGCTTGGCACGTGATTTGACGGCATCTGCGAAGGAAAACAACCTGGACCCTGTCATTGGGCGCAGTAAGGAAATTGAACGTGTAATTCAGGTGCTCAGCCGCCGTACAAAGAACAATCCGGTTCTGATCGGTGAGCCAGGGGTAGGTAAAACAGCAATTGCCGAAGGATTGGCGCAAAAAATTATTGCCAATGAGATTCCCGAAACGTTGCGCGACAAGCGCGTAATGACACTCGATATGGGCTCTGTGGTAGCAGGCACCAAATATCGTGGTGAATTTGAGGATCGTTTGAAAAAGATTATGGACGAGATTCGTCAAGCAGGAAACATCGTATTGTTCATTGATGAGCTGCATACGCTGATTGGTGCTGGTGGAGCTGAAGGTGCCATTGATGCCTCCAACATTTTAAAGCCTGCTCTGGCACGTGGCGAGCTGCAATGCATCGGTGCGACAACGCTGGACGAATACCGCAAATATATTGAAAAGGACGCTGCTTTGGAACGTCGCTTCCAGCCGATTACGGTAGATCAGCCTTCTCCAGAAGAAGCTGTTCAAATTCTGTACGGCCTGCGTGACCGTTATGAAGCGCATCACCGTGTGAAAATTACGGATGAAGCCATTGAAGCGGCAGTAAAATTGTCAGATCGTTATATCACCGACCGCTTCCTGCCGGATAAAGCAATTGACCTTATTGATGAAGCAGGTTCCAAGGTAAGGCTGAATTCCTATACAGTACCGCCAAACCTGAAACAGCTGGAAAACCGTCTGGAAGATATTCGTAAGGAAAAGGATTCGGCTGTACAAAGCCAAGAGTTCGAAAAGGCGGCTGCATTGCGTGATACAGAGCAGAAAATTCGTGAAGAGCTGGATGTTACGAAAAACCAATGGAAAGAGCAACAGGGACGTACAGATTCCGAAGTAACACCGGAGGATATTGCTCAGGTCGTTGCGATTTGGACAGGTGTTCCGGTTAGCAAGCTGAAAGAGGAAGAAACGCATCGCTTGTTGAATATGGAAGAATTGCTGCATGAGCGGGTAATTGGGCAGGATGAAGCAGTTAAGGCAGTTAGCCGGGCTATTCGCCGGGCACGTGCCGGACTGAAAGATCCGAAACGTCCAATCGGCTCCTTTATTTTCCTCGGTCCAACCGGGGTTGGTAAAACTGAGCTGGCACGCGCGTTGGCTGAATCCATGTTCGGAGATGAAAATGCGGTTATCCGAATCGATATGTCCGAATACATGGAGAAACATTCCACGTCCCGTCTGGTAGGAGCGCCTCCAGGATATGTTGGATATGAAGAAGGCGGTCAATTGACTGAGAAGGTGCGTCGTAAACCTTACTCCGTCGTACTGCTGGATGAGATTGAAAAAGCACATCCAGAAGTGTTCAACATTCTTCTGCAAGTGCTGGAAGATGGACGTCTGACGGATTCCAAAGGCCGTGTTGTCGATTTCCGCAACACACTCATCATCCTGACATCCAATGTGGGTGCACAGGCGATCAAACGTAACTCCACGCTCGGCTTTACAGCTGTTGTGGACGCTGGAGCGGATTATGATAACATGAAGGGCAAAGTGATGGATGAACTGAAGAAAAGCTTCCGTCCCGAGTTCTTGAACCGGATTGATGAAATTATCGTTTTCCATTCTCTCGAAGAAAAACACATTGCCGAAATCGTGTCCCTTATGTCCGAAGAGCTGCGTAAGCGTCTGAATGAGTACGAGGTGGACTTTGAGTTGACAGACAAGGCTAAGGCATTCCTTGCGAAGGAAGGCTTTGATCCGGCGTATGGTGCGCGTCCATTGCGTCGTGCGATCCAGAAGCATATCGAGGACCGTCTGTCTGAGGAGTTGCTGTCGGGTAATATCACTAAAGGTGATTCTCTCTTTATTGATGAAGAGAACGGTGCGTTGACCGTTACAAAAAAGGATAACGTATCCGCGAAGTCCTGA
- a CDS encoding UvrB/UvrC motif-containing protein yields MLCQECNKRPATLHFTKIVNGEKTEFHICETCAKEKGEMIPGTPNGFSIHSLLSGMLDFESSTKSQSPGHSGPQNLQCKDCGMTYAQFSKLGRFGCPSCYQYFDSRLDPLFKRVHGSTSHVGKVPVRTGGRLKVKRQIDDLKKEMQQHIVQEEFESAAELRDQIRKLEKEMTEE; encoded by the coding sequence ATGCTGTGCCAAGAATGTAATAAACGGCCGGCAACTTTGCATTTCACCAAAATTGTGAATGGCGAAAAGACAGAGTTTCATATTTGTGAGACGTGTGCGAAGGAAAAAGGGGAGATGATCCCTGGTACACCTAACGGCTTTTCAATTCATAGCTTGTTGTCGGGTATGCTGGATTTTGAATCCAGCACAAAGAGCCAGTCGCCAGGCCATAGCGGTCCGCAAAATCTGCAATGCAAGGATTGCGGCATGACTTATGCACAGTTCAGTAAGCTGGGGCGCTTTGGGTGTCCGTCGTGCTATCAATATTTTGACAGCCGTCTAGACCCTTTGTTCAAGCGTGTGCATGGCAGTACGAGCCATGTGGGCAAGGTTCCGGTTCGCACCGGAGGCCGATTGAAGGTTAAACGGCAAATTGATGATCTGAAAAAAGAGATGCAACAGCATATTGTACAGGAAGAATTCGAATCAGCCGCTGAGCTTAGGGATCAAATCAGAAAGCTTGAAAAAGAAATGACCGAAGAGTAA
- the ispD gene encoding 2-C-methyl-D-erythritol 4-phosphate cytidylyltransferase encodes MNNRVGVVIVAAGRGSRMGTPESKQFLLLRDKPIFIHTLEIFAAMPEVDEMVMVTGAEDVERCQEWISQYRIGKDVQVVAGGSERQHSVYRGLSHLQADWVMVHDGVRPLIQPELIRSCLETAQRTGASVAAVPVKDTVKQVNGDGVITATPDRRSLWSIQTPQTFRLSDLLLAYEEAEQAGFLGTDDSMLVERLGIPVTVVQGSYKNIKITTPEDLDMAELWVKTEGEDIR; translated from the coding sequence ATGAACAATCGGGTAGGAGTCGTCATTGTGGCGGCTGGGCGCGGCTCCCGTATGGGAACGCCGGAAAGCAAGCAATTTTTGCTTTTGCGGGACAAGCCCATCTTCATACATACACTTGAGATATTCGCAGCCATGCCCGAAGTGGATGAAATGGTGATGGTGACGGGGGCAGAAGATGTCGAGCGCTGTCAAGAGTGGATTAGTCAATACCGAATCGGCAAGGACGTACAGGTGGTGGCTGGAGGCAGTGAACGTCAGCATTCGGTATATCGCGGTCTGAGCCACCTGCAAGCAGATTGGGTGATGGTGCATGATGGTGTACGCCCGCTCATTCAGCCTGAGCTTATACGTTCATGTCTGGAGACAGCCCAGCGTACCGGTGCTTCTGTAGCGGCAGTACCTGTAAAGGATACAGTTAAGCAAGTGAACGGGGATGGTGTCATTACGGCAACGCCGGATCGCCGAAGTCTGTGGAGCATTCAAACGCCACAGACTTTTCGTCTTTCCGATCTGCTGCTGGCTTACGAGGAAGCGGAGCAGGCAGGATTTTTGGGGACAGACGATTCGATGCTGGTGGAGCGATTAGGTATTCCGGTCACTGTCGTTCAGGGCAGCTACAAAAATATCAAAATTACCACGCCTGAGGACTTGGATATGGCGGAGTTATGGGTAAAGACAGAGGGAGAGGATATCAGATGA
- the pssA gene encoding CDP-diacylglycerol--serine O-phosphatidyltransferase: MITKSIPNMCTLGNLFLGMIAILLAVDGKYSLAAIMVIVAMLLDGLDGRMARALNAQSEFGKELDSLSDMISFGVAPAVIMYMVAFHDANSALAWTVTAIFPMCGALRLARFNVRPGVPGYFTGLPIPAAGGVLATLSLFHNDISLLYMSIAMLLVSYLMVSSMKYPNLKKVGLPKKAIWIAPWVVIAAVVLAVKFPDQLSKLIFVPLVLYALYGMKLNIRKLSRRRGRGRGRSTQEEQDDQYRHSQH, encoded by the coding sequence ATGATTACCAAATCAATTCCGAACATGTGTACCTTAGGTAACTTGTTTCTCGGAATGATCGCCATTTTATTGGCCGTAGACGGAAAATACAGTCTTGCCGCTATTATGGTTATTGTCGCCATGTTGTTGGACGGACTGGATGGACGAATGGCCCGGGCGCTAAATGCCCAGAGCGAATTCGGTAAAGAACTGGACTCCTTATCAGATATGATATCTTTTGGTGTAGCTCCCGCAGTTATTATGTACATGGTTGCTTTTCATGATGCTAATTCGGCTTTGGCCTGGACGGTTACGGCTATTTTTCCGATGTGCGGAGCGTTACGTTTGGCTCGTTTTAATGTACGTCCTGGTGTACCGGGTTATTTTACAGGCTTGCCGATTCCGGCAGCAGGTGGTGTGTTAGCCACTTTGTCCTTATTCCATAACGATATTTCTCTGTTATACATGTCGATTGCGATGCTGCTTGTCTCTTATTTGATGGTCAGCTCGATGAAATATCCGAACTTAAAAAAGGTGGGCCTTCCGAAGAAAGCGATCTGGATCGCTCCATGGGTTGTAATTGCTGCCGTTGTACTGGCGGTTAAATTCCCGGATCAATTATCGAAGCTGATTTTCGTGCCGTTGGTGCTGTATGCATTGTATGGCATGAAACTCAATATCCGTAAGCTGTCACGTAGACGTGGACGCGGTCGAGGACGTTCCACTCAGGAAGAACAGGATGATCAATATCGTCATTCACAGCATTAG
- a CDS encoding protein arginine kinase, with translation MPNIRFTEKPLSDWMRGEAADSEIVISSRVRIARNLQHLPFPMLATNQQSEEALQRLTDILQYDDLGRFGTFHTLKISELDEIDKQVLVEKHLISPNLANESRNGAVLISDDESVSVMINEEDHLRIQCLYPGCQVREAWERATVIDDAFEAHVDYAFDDRRGFLTSCPTNVGTGMRASVMMHLPALVMTHQINRILSAVSQVGLTVRGIYGEGSEAVGNLFQVSNQITLGQTEAEIIENLHGVVLQIIEHERSARERLMNESMLRITDRVMRSFGILSYAAVLESKEAAQRLSDVRLGVDLGILERPSTAAMNELNVMTQPGFLQKSFGDKMNTGERDMYRAKLIRQKLGTTL, from the coding sequence ATGCCCAATATCCGGTTTACGGAAAAGCCGCTAAGTGATTGGATGCGTGGTGAAGCTGCGGATTCGGAGATTGTCATTAGCAGCCGGGTGAGAATTGCGCGTAACTTGCAGCATCTGCCTTTTCCCATGCTTGCTACCAACCAGCAGTCGGAAGAAGCACTTCAACGTTTGACGGATATCCTTCAGTATGATGATTTAGGCCGCTTTGGTACCTTTCATACCCTGAAAATATCCGAGTTGGATGAGATCGATAAGCAGGTACTGGTTGAGAAGCATTTGATTAGCCCTAATTTGGCGAACGAATCTCGTAACGGTGCTGTTTTGATTAGCGATGATGAATCGGTTAGTGTTATGATAAACGAAGAGGATCATCTGCGTATCCAGTGCTTATATCCGGGATGTCAGGTTAGAGAAGCTTGGGAACGTGCTACGGTTATTGATGATGCATTTGAGGCGCATGTCGATTATGCATTTGATGATCGTAGAGGCTTTCTGACCAGTTGTCCGACGAATGTTGGCACAGGGATGAGAGCTTCGGTGATGATGCATCTGCCCGCATTGGTCATGACTCATCAGATTAATCGAATTTTGTCCGCTGTTTCACAGGTAGGTCTTACCGTTCGCGGTATTTATGGTGAAGGAAGCGAAGCGGTCGGCAATCTGTTTCAGGTATCCAATCAGATTACACTGGGACAGACCGAAGCGGAAATTATCGAAAATCTGCATGGCGTTGTGCTGCAAATTATAGAGCATGAACGTTCCGCCAGGGAACGACTGATGAATGAGTCCATGCTGCGGATTACAGATCGGGTGATGCGTTCATTCGGTATTTTGTCATATGCAGCGGTACTGGAATCCAAGGAGGCCGCACAGCGGTTGTCTGATGTACGTCTTGGCGTGGACTTGGGGATTTTGGAGCGTCCATCCACAGCAGCGATGAATGAGCTGAATGTGATGACGCAACCCGGATTTCTGCAAAAAAGCTTTGGTGATAAAATGAACACCGGTGAGCGCGATATGTACCGGGCGAAGCTGATCCGGCAAAAATTAGGCACAACCCTTTAA
- the disA gene encoding DNA integrity scanning diadenylate cyclase DisA has translation MKEASQLDKMNDLLRLVAPGTPFRDGLENVLRAKTGALLVVGYSPEVMEVVDGGFSINCDFSPNYLYELAKMDGAIILSEDLKRILYANTQLIPDSSISSIETGIRHRTAERVAKQTGKLVVSISQRRNIITLYQGTLRYALKEIGVILTKANQAIQTLEKYRSVLGQASTNLTASEFEELVTMPEVVNVIQRIEMVLRIKMEIKRFINELGNEGRLISMQMDELVSNIEEEAWLLYKDYAKDDSDEKIRGIILGLKRSTDDELLDANHIVRLLGYPSSAATSEEYIVARGYRVLNKIPRLPNVIIHNLVERFGRFPHVMTATIEELDEVDGIGEVRARTIKEGLKRLQEQVFIDRQM, from the coding sequence ATGAAAGAAGCGAGCCAACTGGATAAAATGAATGATTTGCTGCGGCTTGTGGCACCGGGAACTCCCTTTCGCGACGGACTGGAAAACGTGTTGCGCGCCAAAACGGGCGCTCTTCTGGTCGTTGGCTATAGCCCGGAGGTAATGGAGGTCGTGGATGGCGGCTTCTCGATTAACTGTGATTTTTCACCGAACTATTTGTATGAACTGGCTAAGATGGACGGTGCCATCATACTGAGTGAGGATTTGAAACGGATTTTATACGCAAATACGCAATTGATTCCTGATTCTTCTATCTCATCGATTGAAACGGGTATTCGTCACCGGACAGCGGAGCGGGTCGCCAAGCAAACTGGCAAGTTAGTCGTATCTATTTCGCAGCGGCGCAATATTATTACATTGTATCAGGGAACGCTGAGATATGCGCTCAAGGAAATCGGAGTTATTTTAACCAAAGCCAATCAGGCCATTCAGACGCTGGAAAAGTATAGATCCGTGTTGGGGCAAGCCTCGACGAATTTGACGGCATCCGAATTTGAAGAATTAGTGACCATGCCCGAAGTGGTAAATGTTATCCAACGGATCGAAATGGTGCTGCGCATCAAAATGGAAATCAAACGATTTATTAACGAGCTTGGGAATGAGGGCCGTTTAATTAGCATGCAGATGGATGAGCTTGTCAGTAATATCGAGGAAGAGGCTTGGCTACTGTATAAGGATTATGCCAAAGACGATAGCGATGAGAAAATTCGTGGCATTATATTGGGCCTCAAGCGTTCCACGGACGATGAGCTGCTGGATGCAAATCATATTGTGCGTTTGCTGGGATACCCGTCTTCGGCTGCGACATCAGAAGAATATATCGTGGCGCGCGGTTATCGGGTGCTGAACAAGATACCACGTCTACCGAATGTGATCATTCACAATCTGGTGGAGCGGTTTGGACGTTTTCCGCATGTTATGACAGCGACGATTGAAGAACTGGATGAAGTAGATGGCATTGGAGAAGTCCGTGCGCGTACCATTAAAGAGGGACTCAAACGATTGCAGGAACAAGTTTTCATTGACAGGCAAATGTAA
- a CDS encoding PIN/TRAM domain-containing protein translates to MWRKAILTFTGLCGAWFGYTLYHRVGGIVSWLPHWLSDGSLPGMAVWMIAGAVLFMAGCSLAGTAVANRLQQGIEGLVRIPMNEMMAGAIGLAVGLILSLAVYPLLSWLGAPGQLIQTAVTIVCGYVGVMVGLEKRDELSSFWSSGFFGRGTGVEERKLEEHKILDTSVIIDGRIADICKTGFIEGTIVIPEFVLEELQHIADSSDLLKRNRGRRGLDILNKIQKELDVNVLIYEGDFEEISEVDSKLVKLAKVLQGKVVTNDFNLNKVCELQGVSVLNINDLANAVKPVVLPGEEIMVQIIKDGKEHGQGVAYLDDGTMIVVEGGRDYIGSLMEVLVTSVLQTSAGRMIFAKPKLLEKAQ, encoded by the coding sequence ATGTGGAGAAAGGCTATTTTAACTTTTACAGGTTTGTGCGGAGCGTGGTTCGGCTATACGTTATACCATCGGGTAGGAGGTATCGTATCATGGTTGCCCCATTGGCTGAGTGATGGTTCTTTACCGGGAATGGCTGTTTGGATGATTGCGGGAGCTGTGTTGTTTATGGCTGGATGCTCGCTCGCCGGAACAGCTGTGGCTAATCGGTTACAACAGGGGATCGAAGGTTTGGTACGGATTCCGATGAACGAGATGATGGCAGGTGCGATTGGATTAGCGGTGGGCTTGATCCTTTCCTTAGCGGTTTACCCGCTCTTGTCATGGCTAGGGGCACCAGGTCAACTGATTCAAACGGCCGTTACCATCGTATGCGGATATGTGGGAGTGATGGTCGGACTGGAAAAGCGGGACGAGCTGTCCTCATTTTGGAGTTCGGGTTTTTTTGGTCGAGGTACGGGTGTGGAAGAACGCAAGCTGGAGGAACATAAAATTTTGGACACCAGTGTTATTATAGACGGACGTATTGCGGATATTTGCAAGACTGGTTTTATCGAAGGAACGATTGTTATTCCCGAATTTGTGCTGGAGGAGCTTCAGCATATTGCAGATTCGTCGGATTTACTCAAGCGTAACCGCGGGCGGCGAGGTCTGGATATTTTGAACAAGATTCAAAAAGAGTTGGATGTAAATGTATTGATTTACGAAGGCGATTTTGAGGAGATTTCAGAGGTCGACAGCAAATTGGTCAAGCTGGCAAAGGTGCTACAGGGTAAGGTGGTAACGAACGATTTTAACCTGAATAAGGTGTGTGAGCTTCAAGGTGTATCGGTGCTGAATATTAATGACCTGGCAAATGCAGTGAAGCCTGTAGTGCTGCCCGGTGAGGAAATTATGGTGCAGATTATCAAAGACGGCAAGGAGCATGGGCAAGGTGTGGCCTATCTGGATGATGGTACGATGATCGTTGTGGAAGGCGGACGTGACTACATCGGTTCGCTGATGGAGGTGCTGGTTACAAGCGTACTTCAGACCTCTGCGGGCCGTATGATTTTTGCCAAACCGAAATTATTGGAAAAAGCTCAATAA
- a CDS encoding GNAT family N-acetyltransferase → MEIRQLQREEFEAAIELSQYAFQFTMSPEDLEKSKKKFKPEQTWGIFDGNDLNAKLTLLPLQVYIQGQVFDMGGIAGVATWPEKRRGGLVSRLLTHVLEEMKVAGQSLSFLHPFSFAFYRKFGWETYIEYKKYIIPIDKFPAKLKTEGTVKRDVKDISELDQVYQAYASRYNGTLVRDKEWWQERTLNKNYRTAVYYSEAGDPQGYALYKIEDKQLNCDELVYLNETARRALWTYFANHDSMITQGKFIYIPADDNLPFLLEDPRIQQETVPYFMGRIVDAAAFVEKYPFEAIGEETRLTLHLTDHYAPWNEGIWILMVNAEGQGHLDRVDPSSSSEDGVEADLSVGIQSLTTLMLGYQRPDDLYKWSRITGRGESVSVLERVIPIKQTFLLDFF, encoded by the coding sequence ATGGAAATCAGACAATTACAACGTGAGGAATTTGAAGCTGCTATTGAGTTGTCTCAATATGCTTTTCAGTTTACAATGTCCCCGGAGGATCTGGAGAAATCCAAAAAGAAATTCAAACCAGAACAAACTTGGGGGATTTTCGACGGAAATGACTTGAATGCAAAGCTGACTTTGCTACCGTTACAGGTATACATACAAGGTCAGGTTTTTGACATGGGGGGTATTGCTGGTGTGGCAACATGGCCGGAAAAGCGACGCGGTGGTCTGGTTTCACGCCTTTTAACGCATGTGCTTGAAGAGATGAAGGTCGCGGGACAGAGCCTTTCTTTTCTACATCCTTTCTCTTTTGCCTTCTATCGTAAATTTGGATGGGAAACGTATATAGAATACAAAAAGTATATTATTCCGATCGATAAATTCCCTGCCAAGCTTAAAACCGAAGGTACGGTCAAACGGGATGTCAAAGATATTTCTGAGCTGGACCAAGTGTATCAAGCATATGCTTCGCGTTATAATGGTACGCTGGTACGAGATAAGGAATGGTGGCAAGAGCGGACATTAAATAAGAACTACCGGACCGCAGTGTATTACTCTGAAGCAGGCGATCCTCAGGGATATGCACTCTACAAAATTGAAGATAAGCAGCTGAATTGCGACGAACTGGTATATCTTAATGAGACGGCACGGCGGGCGTTGTGGACGTATTTTGCAAATCATGATTCGATGATAACCCAGGGTAAATTCATTTACATTCCGGCTGATGACAATCTGCCATTTCTGCTAGAAGATCCGCGAATTCAGCAGGAAACAGTGCCTTATTTTATGGGCCGTATTGTAGATGCAGCTGCTTTTGTGGAGAAATATCCTTTTGAGGCAATTGGAGAGGAAACACGTTTGACCTTACATCTGACAGATCATTATGCTCCATGGAATGAAGGTATATGGATATTGATGGTCAACGCGGAAGGGCAAGGACATTTGGACAGAGTGGATCCAAGCAGTTCTTCCGAGGACGGTGTAGAAGCTGACTTGAGCGTGGGAATCCAGTCGCTGACCACCCTGATGCTTGGCTATCAGCGGCCTGATGATCTGTATAAGTGGAGTCGTATTACAGGGCGAGGTGAGTCTGTGTCTGTATTAGAACGTGTAATACCGATAAAACAAACATTTTTGCTGGATTTTTTCTAA
- a CDS encoding CtsR family transcriptional regulator produces MRNVSDIIEQYLKSILLESPKGLVEIQRNDLADRFSCVPSQINYVISTRFTLEKGYVVESKRGGGGYIRIQRIQLPAQHAIHTHLHQSIGEEISQSAAEGLIYQLEEALFLSKREAGLMKAALSRDTLLLKLPYRDQLRARLLKAMLISLLVAR; encoded by the coding sequence ATGCGCAATGTTTCCGATATTATTGAACAATATTTGAAGAGCATATTGCTGGAAAGTCCCAAAGGTTTAGTGGAAATTCAGCGCAATGATTTGGCTGACCGCTTTTCCTGCGTGCCGTCGCAAATTAATTATGTAATCAGTACCCGTTTTACGCTGGAAAAAGGCTATGTGGTGGAAAGCAAACGCGGTGGTGGGGGTTACATTCGCATTCAGCGAATTCAACTGCCTGCACAGCATGCGATTCATACACATCTCCATCAAAGCATTGGAGAGGAAATTAGCCAATCGGCAGCGGAAGGGCTGATTTATCAGCTGGAAGAAGCACTTTTTTTAAGCAAAAGGGAAGCTGGTTTAATGAAGGCTGCTTTATCAAGGGACACATTATTGCTGAAGCTTCCTTATCGTGACCAGCTACGGGCAAGGCTGCTTAAGGCTATGCTGATTTCGTTGCTGGTGGCCAGATAG